In the Pseudomonas orientalis genome, one interval contains:
- a CDS encoding helix-turn-helix domain-containing protein, whose protein sequence is MKEIGQRLCEERQRLGYSQQFLAQAGGVTVREQRQYELGEDLPRADYLAQLAGQGVDVVYVVTGKRSTVVNISRHQAQTLMDNRVVGQEVSLDGPPEEDLYFKLSDPSGPPPDQS, encoded by the coding sequence ATGAAAGAGATAGGTCAACGATTGTGTGAGGAACGCCAGCGCCTGGGCTATTCGCAACAGTTCCTGGCGCAGGCCGGTGGTGTGACTGTGCGCGAGCAACGCCAATACGAACTGGGCGAAGACCTGCCGCGCGCCGATTACCTGGCGCAATTGGCCGGCCAGGGCGTGGATGTGGTGTATGTGGTGACCGGCAAGCGCAGCACCGTGGTCAATATCAGTCGGCACCAGGCGCAGACCCTGATGGATAACCGCGTGGTGGGCCAGGAGGTATCGCTGGACGGTCCGCCTGAAGAAGACCTCTACTTCAAGCTCAGCGATCCCTCCGGCCCGCCGCCGGATCAGTCCTGA
- a CDS encoding cation:proton antiporter, whose amino-acid sequence MTFILWLAVLGAVLLTLALTSSYLRWMPVTTSAVCLLLGVAIGPLGVDLLHLDVKGSARWMEHITEVAVLFSLFVSGLKLRLPLRHRTWRIAFGMAGPVMLLTILGTCLALHYLFELSWGVSLLVGAMLAPTDPVLAGLVQVNNAQDYDPLRFGLSGEAGLNDGTAFPFVIFGLMFMQHGGFDGDWFGGWVLKNLLWAVPAGLLTGYWMGRGIGRVTLRLRLINADSTLSPNDYLTLALIALAYVSAEAIGGYGFLSVFAAGLGLRQAEFKSTGYAQTPAEHLAQPVVGHLEIEPEQALHGDVSQLQDTQIAAGVMMGDMLAFGSLVERSMEVFLVTVLGIVLVSHWDWRALAVAALLFCVIRPVSVFAMPWGSLMNRRQRSLVSWFGIRGIGSIYYLFYALNHGLIGTSSAVAVNLTLSVIALSVMVHGLSTQPMLVWYERRAAQKN is encoded by the coding sequence ATGACGTTCATTTTATGGTTGGCCGTACTGGGCGCTGTATTGCTCACCCTCGCCCTTACCTCCTCCTACCTGCGCTGGATGCCGGTGACCACCTCGGCGGTGTGCCTGCTGCTGGGGGTCGCCATCGGCCCTTTGGGCGTGGACCTGTTGCACCTGGACGTCAAGGGCTCCGCTCGCTGGATGGAGCACATCACGGAAGTGGCGGTGCTGTTCTCGCTGTTCGTCAGCGGTTTGAAACTGCGCCTGCCGCTCAGGCACCGCACCTGGCGCATCGCCTTTGGCATGGCCGGGCCGGTGATGCTGCTGACCATCCTCGGCACCTGCCTGGCGCTGCATTATCTGTTCGAGTTGTCGTGGGGGGTGTCGCTGCTGGTGGGCGCGATGCTGGCGCCCACCGACCCGGTGCTGGCCGGCCTGGTTCAGGTCAACAATGCCCAGGACTACGACCCGCTGCGGTTCGGCCTGTCCGGCGAAGCCGGTTTGAACGACGGTACCGCCTTTCCCTTTGTCATCTTCGGCCTGATGTTCATGCAGCACGGCGGTTTCGATGGCGACTGGTTCGGCGGCTGGGTGTTGAAAAACCTGCTGTGGGCGGTGCCGGCCGGGCTGTTGACGGGATACTGGATGGGCCGTGGCATCGGGCGTGTGACTTTGCGCCTGCGCCTGATCAATGCCGACAGTACCTTGTCACCCAATGACTACCTGACGCTGGCGCTGATCGCCCTGGCCTATGTGAGCGCGGAAGCCATCGGCGGCTATGGCTTCCTGTCGGTGTTCGCGGCGGGCCTGGGGCTGCGCCAGGCGGAGTTCAAATCCACCGGTTATGCCCAGACACCCGCCGAGCATCTGGCGCAGCCGGTGGTGGGCCACCTGGAAATCGAGCCGGAGCAGGCCCTGCACGGTGATGTCAGCCAATTGCAGGACACCCAGATCGCGGCCGGCGTGATGATGGGCGATATGCTGGCCTTTGGCAGCCTGGTGGAACGCTCGATGGAGGTGTTCCTGGTGACCGTGCTGGGCATCGTGCTGGTCAGCCACTGGGATTGGCGTGCGCTGGCGGTGGCCGCGTTGCTGTTTTGTGTGATTCGCCCGGTCAGCGTGTTCGCCATGCCTTGGGGCAGCCTGATGAATCGTCGGCAACGCAGCCTGGTCAGTTGGTTCGGCATTCGCGGAATCGGCAGCATCTACTACCTGTTCTATGCGCTGAACCACGGGCTGATCGGCACCAGCAGCGCCGTGGCCGTGAACCTGACCCTCTCGGTGATTGCGTTGAGTGTGATGGTGCATGGCCTGAGTACCCAGCCGATGCTGGTGTGGTACGAACGCCGGGCCGCGCAAAAAAATTGA